A genome region from Drosophila simulans strain w501 chromosome 2R, Prin_Dsim_3.1, whole genome shotgun sequence includes the following:
- the LOC6735868 gene encoding uncharacterized protein LOC6735868 yields the protein MADKAAAEKPAGRPMRYPYTFSAKIAQFPIKHYIKNQWIWRYYFIAAVACVPVFYKISKLANSPENKKAWAESQAKEHAEHH from the exons ATGGCCGACAAAGCTGCTGCCGAGAAACCCGCCGGACGCCCCATGCGCTACCCGTACACCTTCTCCGCGAAGATAGCCCAATTCCCCATCAAGCACTACATCAAGAACCAGTGGATCTGGCGCTACTACTTCATTGCGGCCGTGGCCTGCGTGCCCGTGTTCTACAAGATCAGCAAGCTGG CCAACTCGCCCGAGAACAAGAAGGCATGGGCCGAATCGCAGGCCAAGGAGCACGCCGAGCACCACTAG
- the LOC6735869 gene encoding translation initiation factor eIF-2B subunit delta isoform X1, with translation MPGNAVDAVATEKTRDQIMAEREAKKLAKQAKKHKTAPTPTAATPAVLTTPAAPATKIITEVEQTTITTKLTTTTTTKVQDAVASKTTQLAAVNGKDVEAGEKTREQIKAEREAKKAAKKAGKGGGAKVEGTTQQLADLKVAEKAPVAASAAPSTTEADQEKKPALSKAERRAIQEAQRAAKAQVQTKKDQPAAKAPPSAAPKEPKLKSVSPTKAATSSSPGKCPANTPNVDCRVKLFNHLVCAKEDSQFINDPLVHPSIARLGVQYAKRTVVGSNARCIAFLHALRQVVHDFETPAKKEFGRSLDAAVKHHVDHLHKCRPLAVSVSNAYKQFKNQLTQLPADVPETELKELLVHFIDTYIENQIGKAAQAISGFLQEKITDGDVLLTFACSSLIQFICEEAKRRQVAFRVIVVDSRPGCEGQELLRRLHATGIPCTYVLINAVGYVMAEATKVLLGAHALLANGYVMARTGTAQVALVANAHNVPVLVCCETHKFSERFQTDAIVYNELSDPNQLVRGDKCQLSNWAAKGKLLPLNLSYDITPPELVSAVVTEVAILPCTSVPVILRIKPDIGY, from the exons ATGCCCGGAAATGCAGTGGATGCAGTGGCCACGGAGAAGACTCGTGACCAGATAATGGCCGAGCGGGAGGCGAAGAAGCTGGCCAAGCAGGCCAAGAAACACAAAACTGCACCGACTCCTACTGCCGCCACTCCTGCTGTTCTGACCACTCCCGCTGCTCCGGCCACCAAAATCATCACTGAGGTGGAGCAGACGACCATAACCACCAAGCTgacaaccaccaccacaacaaaGGTGCAGGATGCAGTGGCTTCAAAGACGACTCAGCTAGCTGCGGTAAATGGCAAGGATGTGGAGGCGGGGGAAAAGACACGCGAGCAGATCAAGGCGGAACGCGAGGCCAAGAAGGCAGCCAAGAAAGCTGGCAAAGGCGGAGGAGCCAAGGTAGAGGGCACCACACAACAGCTCGCTGACCTGAAAGTTGCAGAAAAAGCTCCAGTCGCAGCCAGTGCTGCACCTTCGACAACAGAGGCGGACCAGGAAAAG AAGCCAGCACTTAGCAAAGCGGAGCGTCGCGCCATCCAGGAAGCCCAACGGGCAGCCAAGGCCCAGGTACAGACTAAAAAGGACCAGCCTGCGGCCAAGGCTCCACCCAGCGCAGCTCCCAAAGAGCCGAAGCTAAAGAGCGTTTCCCCCACCAAAGCGGCCACAAGCAGTTCCCCCGGCAAATGTCCAGCCAACACGCCCAATGTAGACTGCCGGGTGAAGCTGTTCAACCACCTGGTGTGTGCCAAGGAAGACAGCCAGTTCATCAACGATCCACTCGTTCATCCGAGCATTGCGCGCTTGGGTGTCCAGTACGCCAAGCGCACAGTGGTCGGATCCAATGCTCGATGCATTGCCTTCCTGCACGCCCTGCGCCAGGTTGTCCACGACTTCGAGACGCCCGCCAAGAAGGAGTTTGGTCGCAGCCTAGACGCCGCCGTGAAGCACCACGTAGACCACCTGCACAAGTGCCGCCCGCTGGCTGTGTCCGTGTCCAATGCGTACAAACAATTCAAGAACCAACTGACACAGCTGCCGGCGGATGTTCCCGAAACGGAG TTGAAGGAGCTGCTCGTCCACTTCATCGATACTTAcattgaaaatcaaatcggCAAGGCGGCCCAAGCGATCAGCGGGTTCCTGCAGGAAAAGATCACCGATGGCGACGTGCTGCTGACCTTCGCCTGTTCCTCCCTCATTCAGTTCATCTGCGAGGAGGCCAAGCGGCGCCAGGTGGCCTTCCGCGTGATTGTCGTCGATTCGCGACCCGGATGCGAAGGCCAGGAGCTGCTGCGCCGACTGCACGCCACCGGGATTCCGTGCACCTACGTGCTCATCAACGCCGTGGGCTATGTGATGGCGGAGGCCACGAAGGTGCTGCTGGGAGCGCACGCCCTGCTGGCCAACGGATACGTGATGGCGCGCACGGGCACCGCCCAGGTGGCCCTGGTGGCCAATGCCCACAACGTGCCGGTGCTCGTGTGCTGCGAGACGCACAAGTTCAGCGAGCGCTTCCAGACGGACGCCATCGTCTACAACGAGCTGAGCGATCCCAACCAACTGGTGCGCGGCGACAAGTGCCAGCTAAGCAACTGGGCGGCCAAGGGGAAGCTGTTGCCGCTCAACCTGAGCTACGACATTACTCCGCCGGAGCTGGTGAGTGCCGTGGTCACCGAGGTGGCCATCCTGCCCTGCACCAGTGTGCCCGTCATACTCCGCATCAAGCCAGACATTGGCTACTAA
- the LOC6735864 gene encoding major royal jelly protein 1, with protein MVMVPLRILLIASALTLALGYGVGASGPRPVRTVETLTQWGQLEFGFPTAQDRENAQAAGNLVPENGTPIDVQPQYMANGQMRLFTTIPRFVTGIPYTLATVSATQGRNGPLLQPYPNYSWHNANGEDCDRITSAFRVAITECNQMWVIDSGVIGTTQRCPPQLLQFDLATDRLLHRFRFPNDTYIASGSLFITPNVLVQDPPPRGTCSRTMIYVADVSYHGLVVYDHQAQASWRAENRFMYPDPDYGKHTIAGESFYLMDGMFALNNDKRNLYFHPLASASEYSVPLSALNRQQNWANGPEALPEEFRLLGRRRSECAASAIDGRNNVYCVTFNPVKLFVWNVNSPYNSRNFGNLPAKSDELQFVSGMKVLRNRDGQEELWMLSNRYQKIAAGTLNSKEVNFRILRRKLDDVQGGVFFSNDEDLTNRLVFS; from the exons ATGGTTATGGTGCCCCTCCGGATACTGCTGATCGCCTCCGCACTGACGCTGGCCCTGGGCTATGGCGTCGGTGCTAGTGGGCCGCGTCCCGTGCGCACTGTGGAAACGCTGACGCAGTGGGGCCAGCTGGAGTTTGGATTTCCCACGGCGCAAGATCGGGAGAACGCCCAGGCGGCGGGTAATCTGGTGCCCGAGAACGGCACTCCCATCGATGTGCAGCCACAGTACATGGCCAATGGACAGATGAGGCTGTTCACCACTATTCCGCGCTTCGTCACGGGCATTCCCTACACCTTGGCCACCGTTTCGGCGACGCAGGGCAGGAATGGCCCGCTGCTGCAGCCGTATCCCAACTACTCCTGGCATAATGCGAACGGCGAGGACTGCGATCGCATAACTTCCGCCTTCAGAGTGGCT ATCACCGAGTGCAACCAGATGTGGGTGATCGATTCGGGTGTGATTGGAACCACCCAGCGGTGTCCGccgcagttgctgcagttCGATCTGGCTACCGATCGCTTGCTGCATCGCTTTCGCTTCCCGAACGACACATACATCGCGAGTGGATCGCTCTTCATCACGCCAAATGTGCTCGTCCAGGATCCTCCGCCTAGGGGAACCTGCAGTCGCACCATGATCTATGTGGCCGATGTGAGCTACCATGGCTTGGTGGTCTACGACCACCAGGCCCAGGCATCCTGGCGTGCGGAGAACCGCTTCATGTATCCCGATCCGGACTACGGCAAGCACACCATAGCAGGCGAGAGCTTCTACCTGATGGACGGCATGTTTGCGCTGAACAACGACAAGCGCAATCTGTACTTCCACCCGCTGGCCAGTGCCAGTGAGTACTCCGTGCCACTGAGTGCGTTGAACCGGCAGCAGAACTGGGCCAATGGGCCGGAGGCTCTGCCGGAGGAGTTCAGGCTGCTGGGCAGGCGGCGGAGCGAGTGCGCCGCGTCCGCCATCGATGGCAGGAACAACGTCTACTGCGTCACCTTCAATCCCGTCAAGCTCTTTGTGTGGAACGTGAATTCGCCGTACAATTCGCGAAACTTTGGCAATCTGCCAGCCAAGTCCGATGAGCTGCAGTTCGTCAGCGGCATGAAGGTGTTGCGGAACCGCGACGGGCAGGAAGAACTCTGGATGCTCTCCAATCGCTACCAG AAAATCGCCGCAGGTACACTAAACTCCAAGGAGGTCAACTTCCGCATCCTGCGCCGCAAGTTGGATGATGTCCAGGGCGGCGTCTTCTTCTCCAACGACGAGGATCTAACCAATCGCCTGGTGTTTAGCTAG
- the LOC6735869 gene encoding translation initiation factor eIF-2B subunit delta isoform X3, whose product MPGNAVDAVATEKTRDQIMAEREAKKLAKQAKKHKTAPTPTAATPAVLTTPAAPATKIITEVEQTTITTKLTTTTTTKVQDAVASKTTQLAAVNGKDVEAGEKTREQIKAEREAKKAAKKAGKGGGAKVEGTTQQLADLKVAEKAPVAASAAPSTTEADQEKKKPALSKAERRAIQEAQRAAKAQVQTKKDQPAAKAPPSAAPKEPKLKSVSPTKAATSSSPGKCPANTPNVDCRVKLFNHLVCAKEDSQFINDPLVHPSIARLGVQYAKRTVVGSNARCIAFLHALRQVVHDFETPAKKEFGRSLDAAVKHHVDHLHKCRPLAVSVSNAYKQFKNQLTQLPADVPETELKELLVHFIDTYIENQIGKAAQAISGFLQEKITDGDVLLTFACSSLIQFICEEAKRRQVAFRVIVVDSRPGCEGQELLRRLHATGIPCTYVLINAVGYVMAEATKVLLGAHALLANGYVMARTGTAQVALVANAHNVPVLVCCETHKFSERFQTDAIVYNELSDPNQLVRGDKCQLSNWAAKGKLLPLNLSYDITPPELVSAVVTEVAILPCTSVPVILRIKPDIGY is encoded by the exons ATGCCCGGAAATGCAGTGGATGCAGTGGCCACGGAGAAGACTCGTGACCAGATAATGGCCGAGCGGGAGGCGAAGAAGCTGGCCAAGCAGGCCAAGAAACACAAAACTGCACCGACTCCTACTGCCGCCACTCCTGCTGTTCTGACCACTCCCGCTGCTCCGGCCACCAAAATCATCACTGAGGTGGAGCAGACGACCATAACCACCAAGCTgacaaccaccaccacaacaaaGGTGCAGGATGCAGTGGCTTCAAAGACGACTCAGCTAGCTGCGGTAAATGGCAAGGATGTGGAGGCGGGGGAAAAGACACGCGAGCAGATCAAGGCGGAACGCGAGGCCAAGAAGGCAGCCAAGAAAGCTGGCAAAGGCGGAGGAGCCAAGGTAGAGGGCACCACACAACAGCTCGCTGACCTGAAAGTTGCAGAAAAAGCTCCAGTCGCAGCCAGTGCTGCACCTTCGACAACAGAGGCGGACCAGGAAAAG AAGAAGCCAGCACTTAGCAAAGCGGAGCGTCGCGCCATCCAGGAAGCCCAACGGGCAGCCAAGGCCCAGGTACAGACTAAAAAGGACCAGCCTGCGGCCAAGGCTCCACCCAGCGCAGCTCCCAAAGAGCCGAAGCTAAAGAGCGTTTCCCCCACCAAAGCGGCCACAAGCAGTTCCCCCGGCAAATGTCCAGCCAACACGCCCAATGTAGACTGCCGGGTGAAGCTGTTCAACCACCTGGTGTGTGCCAAGGAAGACAGCCAGTTCATCAACGATCCACTCGTTCATCCGAGCATTGCGCGCTTGGGTGTCCAGTACGCCAAGCGCACAGTGGTCGGATCCAATGCTCGATGCATTGCCTTCCTGCACGCCCTGCGCCAGGTTGTCCACGACTTCGAGACGCCCGCCAAGAAGGAGTTTGGTCGCAGCCTAGACGCCGCCGTGAAGCACCACGTAGACCACCTGCACAAGTGCCGCCCGCTGGCTGTGTCCGTGTCCAATGCGTACAAACAATTCAAGAACCAACTGACACAGCTGCCGGCGGATGTTCCCGAAACGGAG TTGAAGGAGCTGCTCGTCCACTTCATCGATACTTAcattgaaaatcaaatcggCAAGGCGGCCCAAGCGATCAGCGGGTTCCTGCAGGAAAAGATCACCGATGGCGACGTGCTGCTGACCTTCGCCTGTTCCTCCCTCATTCAGTTCATCTGCGAGGAGGCCAAGCGGCGCCAGGTGGCCTTCCGCGTGATTGTCGTCGATTCGCGACCCGGATGCGAAGGCCAGGAGCTGCTGCGCCGACTGCACGCCACCGGGATTCCGTGCACCTACGTGCTCATCAACGCCGTGGGCTATGTGATGGCGGAGGCCACGAAGGTGCTGCTGGGAGCGCACGCCCTGCTGGCCAACGGATACGTGATGGCGCGCACGGGCACCGCCCAGGTGGCCCTGGTGGCCAATGCCCACAACGTGCCGGTGCTCGTGTGCTGCGAGACGCACAAGTTCAGCGAGCGCTTCCAGACGGACGCCATCGTCTACAACGAGCTGAGCGATCCCAACCAACTGGTGCGCGGCGACAAGTGCCAGCTAAGCAACTGGGCGGCCAAGGGGAAGCTGTTGCCGCTCAACCTGAGCTACGACATTACTCCGCCGGAGCTGGTGAGTGCCGTGGTCACCGAGGTGGCCATCCTGCCCTGCACCAGTGTGCCCGTCATACTCCGCATCAAGCCAGACATTGGCTACTAA
- the LOC6735863 gene encoding ATPase inhibitor A, mitochondrial → MFVVRRSASRLYPAGVQLAKMSGSQVGDLGSGAGKGGGGGGSIREAGGAFGKLEAAREEEYFYKKQREQLDRLKNDQIHQAEFHHQQIKEHEEAIQRHKEFLENLHK, encoded by the exons ATGTTCGTTGTACGTCGTAGCGCATCTCGCCTGTACCCCGCTGGAGTCCA GCTGGCCAAGATGAGCGGCAGCCAGGTGGGCGACCTGGGCAGTGGCGCCGGCAagggaggcggcggcggtggttcCATCCGCGAGGCCGGAGGGGCCTTCGGCAAGCTGGAGGCTGCCCGCGAGGAGGAGTACTTCTACAAGAAG CAAAGGGAGCAGCTGGATCGCCTCAAGAACGACCAGATCCACCAGGCTGAGTTCCACCACCAGCAGATCAAGGAGCACGAGGAGGCCATCCAGCGCCACAAGGAGTTCCTCGAGAACCTGCACAAGTGA
- the LOC6735865 gene encoding protein yellow: protein MERWIVFGVCCCCWLAASAQALESVFGAYNLELEFPSPQERQRVLREGLYDPGSVIPIDVDVYYKHGDATPSIFVTIPRFAKGVPYSLAYVTNEMRPNGTLLQAYPSYEWHKSHGADCNGLTSVYRTQIDECGRMWILDSGEIDFIQHCPPQLYAIDLESGKVVHQYKMPKRLYKEGVSRFVTPTVELDPHNCDVGFVYMADSIGDGIVVYDVAAQQSWRIENKFTYPHPDFGTFTIAGESFQLWDGTVSTTLTPHGLGGRRMMYFHSLSSEWQMAIPLDVVNNGSNWRLNDVSAALDQFQLLGKRGSQCVAAAMSESGFLICGLVQPASLLAWNIRTGYSHQNLVMLVEDEQRLQFASGLKIVRNHEGKEELWVLSNRLQKAFGAGLDYKEINFRIQKCGVQELLSGRPCN from the exons ATGGAGCGTTGGATTGTCTTCGGtgtctgctgttgctgctggctggcagcATCCGCCCAGGCCTTGGAAAGTGTCTTTGGAGCCTATAatctggagctggagttccCATCGCCGCAGGAAAGACAGCGCGTGCTGAGAGAGGGACTCTACGATCCGGGCAGCGTGATCCCCATCGATGTGGACGTCTACTACAAGC ATGGCGATGCCACGCCCTCGATATTCGTGACCATTCCGCGTTTCGCCAAGGGCGTTCCATACTCTCTGGCCTACGTCACAAACGAAATGCGTCCGAACGGAACTCTCCTGCAGGCTTATCCCAGCTACGAGTGGCACAAATCCCACGGAGCCGACTGCAATGGCTTGACTTCGGTGTACCGCACTCAGATAGACGAGTGCGGGCGCATGTGGATCCTGGACAGCGGAGAGATCGACTTCATTCAGCACTGCCCGCCGCAGCTGTACGCCATTGACttggaaagcggaaaagtcgTGCATCAGTACAAGATGCCCAAGCGATTGTACAAGGAGGGCGTGAGTCGCTTTGTCACGCCCACCGTGGAGCTGGATCCACACAACTGCGATGTGGGATTCGTGTACATGGCGGACTCCATTGGAGACGGCATTGTGGTGTATGACGTGGCAGCCCAGCAGTCGTGGCGTATTGAGAACAAGTTCACGTATCCCCATCCAGACTTCGGCACATTCACGATAGCAGGCGAGAGCTTCCAGTTGTGGGACGGCACGGTGTCCACCACTCTAACGCCCCACGGCTTGGGGGGCCGGCGGATGATGTACTTCCACTCGCTGTCTAGCGAGTGGCAAATGGCCATTCCGTTGGATGTGGtcaacaacggcagcaactgGCGGCTGAACGATGTGAGCGCTGCCTTGGATCAGTTCCAGTTGCTGGGCAAGCGGGGAAGTCAATGCGTTGCGGCGGCCATGAGCGAGTCCGGCTTTCTGATCTGCGGCCTGGTCCAGCCGGCCAGCCTTTTGGCCTGGAACATCCGCACCGGCTACAGCCATCAGAATCTGGTCATGCTGGTGGAGGATGAGCAGCGCCTGCAGTTCGCCAGCGGACTCAAGATAGTGCGGAACCACGAGGGCAAGGAGGAACTGTGGGTGCTGTCGAATCGGCTGCAGAAAGCCTTCGGGGCGGGTCTGGACTACAAGGAGATCAACTTTCGCATACAGAAGTGCGGGGTTCAGGAGCTGCTCAGCGGCAGGCCTTGCAACTAA
- the LOC6735866 gene encoding LOW QUALITY PROTEIN: uncharacterized protein LOC6735866 (The sequence of the model RefSeq protein was modified relative to this genomic sequence to represent the inferred CDS: inserted 2 bases in 1 codon; substituted 1 base at 1 genomic stop codon): protein MKFIAAGLALLVCSIQLGEGALGNLLDSSCGTTRAGLIPLVTGGASAAPFSNPWMVKVIGAKLCGGSLITSRFVLTAAHCIVTTHMXVRXSTAFRRTLTNSHFHRRVRLGDYYTRFPGTICSPSGCVPTAYELAVDTKIVHADFNADLDNDIGLLRMEGFVQYSDYVQPICILVQGHMTESPVFNITGWGKTDDGTPSRTLQQATVYNTELNFCRRNYPTRKVDESQICAANTKSDACSGDSGGPLSAQVPFVDRLLTFQYGVVSYGSKGCHSFSVYTNVTHYRDWIVDAIAHFSGSWNLGYGSYPCGGRILGKNAHSHSLIWRRIKKHDLFVVINNIFVRRAIKGRSCGHWLILRFDMNVFLVAACLLLGLLLGGGSAYLLEENCGAGASMTRVRRVVGGHDAESLAHPWMVMVHTDSRFACGGSLITSRFVLTASSCSTLPIKKVLLGGHDRDLPATFLEVSIDRNISHPQFDPLNPFKHDIALLRMAHEVIFSDRIRPICLSINQPLEKVQFYTLTGWGRTADGKPSRILQETTLSALEHARCKSKFDVQVDQSQFCTTGVDGEACSGDSGGPLSAELLFGFKKRAFLLGLVSYGDASCRSFGVATNVTHYVDWIKATIDENSS from the exons ATGAAGTTCATCGCAGCTGGATTAGCTCTTCTGGTCTGCTCCATCCAGCTGGGTGAAGGAGCACTTGGCAACCTGCTGGACTCCAGTTGTGGCACGACGAGGGCAGGACTTATCCCATTAGTCACCGGAGGAGCAAGCGCAGCCCCATTCTCAAATCCATGGATGGTAAAGGTGATAGGCGCGAAACTATGTGGTGGCTCTCTAATCACCAGTC GCTTCGTTCTCACGGCCGCCCATTGCATCGTGACGACACACATGTAAGTGCG CAGCACTGCCTTTCGGCGAACACTTACGAATTCCCATTTCCACAGGAGAGTGCGCTTGGGCGATTACTACACCCGCTTTCCTGGCACGATTTGCTCGCCGTCAGGCTGCGTGCCCACGGCCTATGAACTCGCTGTGGATACGAAGATTGTGCATGCGGATTTTAACGCAGACTTGGACAACGACATCGGCCTGCTGCGCATGGAGGGCTTCGTCCAGTACTCAG ACTACGTCCAGCCGATCTGTATCCTGGTCCAGGGACACATGACCGAAAGTCCCGTCTTCAACATCACCGGCTGGGGTAAGACCGACGATGGCACGCCCAGCCGGACGCTCCAGCAGGCCACTGTGTACAACACCGAACTCAACTTTTGCCGAAGAAATTACCCCACGAGGAAGGTGGATGAGTCGCAGATTTGTGCTGCTAACACAAAAAGCGATGCATGCAGCGGCGACTCGGGAGGCCCGCTGAGCGCACAGGTTCCTTTTGTCGACCGCTTGCTGACCTTCCAGTACGGAGTGGTCAGCTACGGGTCCAAGGGATGCCACTCCTTCTCCGTTTACACCAACGTTACGCACTACAGGGACTGGATAGTGGACGCCATCGCACACTTCAGCGGATCCTGGAATCTAGGGTACGGGAGCTACCCGT GTGGGGGCAGAATTCTGGGGAAGAAcgcacattcacattcacttATATGGAGGCGGATCAAGAAACACGATTTGTTTGTTGTAATAAATAACATCTTCGTTCGGCGCGCTATAAAAGGGCGCTCGTGCGGGCATTGGCTCATACTTCGCTTTGACATGAACGTCTTCTTGGTGGCAGCGTGTCTTCTTCTCGGTCTCCTCCTCGGAGGAGGATCGGCCTACCTGCTGGAGGAGAACTGTGGAGCCGGGGCGAGCATGACCAGAGTGCGGCGGGTAGTGGGAGGCCACGATGCCGAGAGTCTGGCGCATCCGTGGATGGTAATGGTGCACACGGATTCTCGCTTTGCCTGCGGCGGCTCGCTCATCACCTCCC GTTTTGTGCTGACGGCATCCAGCTGCTCCACGCTGCCCATCAA GAAAGTTCTGCTCGGCGGACATGACCGGGATTTGCCAGCAACATTCCTGGAGGTCAGCATCGATCGAAACATCTCGCACCCACAGTTCGATCCGCTGAATCCCTTCAAGCACGACATAGCCCTGCTGCGCATGGCGCACGAAGTTATCTTCTCAG ACCGCATCAGGCCCATCTGTCTGTCCATCAACCAGCCCTTGGAGAAGGTTCAGTTTTACACCCTCACTGGCTGGGGTCGCACCGCAGACGGTAAGCCCAGCCGCATCCTCCAGGAGACCACTTTGTCTGCGCTCGAGCATGCGCGTTGCAAGAGCAAGTTCGACGTCCAAGTCGATCAGTCCCAATTCTGCACCACTGGCGTGGACGGCGAGGCCTGCTCTGGGGATTCCGGAGGCCCGCTGAGCGCGGAGCTGCTCTTCGGGTTCAAGAAGCGGGCTTTCCTGCTCGGACTTGTCAGCTACGGGGATGCATCCTGCAGGAGCTTTGGCGTGGCCACGAATGTGACGCACTACGTCGACTGGATCAAGGCAACAATCGACGAGAACTCAAGTTAA
- the LOC6735869 gene encoding translation initiation factor eIF-2B subunit delta isoform X2, which yields MVLTSEQVPQTDAQTLKSKHKKQRQRNRPRNKRNRQEDSQPTTQETSVNVAASAMPGNAVDAVATEKTRDQIMAEREAKKLAKQAKKHKTAPTPTAATPAVLTTPAAPATKIITEVEQTTITTKLTTTTTTKVQDAVASKTTQLAAVNGKDVEAGEKTREQIKAEREAKKAAKKAGKGGGAKVEGTTQQLADLKVAEKAPVAASAAPSTTEADQEKKKPALSKAERRAIQEAQRAAKAQVQTKKDQPAAKAPPSAAPKEPKLKSVSPTKAATSSSPGKCPANTPNVDCRVKLFNHLVCAKEDSQFINDPLVHPSIARLGVQYAKRTVVGSNARCIAFLHALRQVVHDFETPAKKEFGRSLDAAVKHHVDHLHKCRPLAVSVSNAYKQFKNQLTQLPADVPETELKELLVHFIDTYIENQIGKAAQAISGFLQEKITDGDVLLTFACSSLIQFICEEAKRRQVAFRVIVVDSRPGCEGQELLRRLHATGIPCTYVLINAVGYVMAEATKVLLGAHALLANGYVMARTGTAQVALVANAHNVPVLVCCETHKFSERFQTDAIVYNELSDPNQLVRGDKCQLSNWAAKGKLLPLNLSYDITPPELVSAVVTEVAILPCTSVPVILRIKPDIGY from the exons ATGGTTTTAACTAGCGAACAGGTGCCACAG ACTGACGCCCAGACTTTGAAGAGCAAGCACAAGAAGCAGAGGCAACGCAATCGACCGCGCAACAAACGAAATCGCCAGGAAGACAGCCAACCAACGACCCAGGAAACCTCAGTCAACGTCGCCGCGAGTGCAATGCCCGGAAATGCAGTGGATGCAGTGGCCACGGAGAAGACTCGTGACCAGATAATGGCCGAGCGGGAGGCGAAGAAGCTGGCCAAGCAGGCCAAGAAACACAAAACTGCACCGACTCCTACTGCCGCCACTCCTGCTGTTCTGACCACTCCCGCTGCTCCGGCCACCAAAATCATCACTGAGGTGGAGCAGACGACCATAACCACCAAGCTgacaaccaccaccacaacaaaGGTGCAGGATGCAGTGGCTTCAAAGACGACTCAGCTAGCTGCGGTAAATGGCAAGGATGTGGAGGCGGGGGAAAAGACACGCGAGCAGATCAAGGCGGAACGCGAGGCCAAGAAGGCAGCCAAGAAAGCTGGCAAAGGCGGAGGAGCCAAGGTAGAGGGCACCACACAACAGCTCGCTGACCTGAAAGTTGCAGAAAAAGCTCCAGTCGCAGCCAGTGCTGCACCTTCGACAACAGAGGCGGACCAGGAAAAG AAGAAGCCAGCACTTAGCAAAGCGGAGCGTCGCGCCATCCAGGAAGCCCAACGGGCAGCCAAGGCCCAGGTACAGACTAAAAAGGACCAGCCTGCGGCCAAGGCTCCACCCAGCGCAGCTCCCAAAGAGCCGAAGCTAAAGAGCGTTTCCCCCACCAAAGCGGCCACAAGCAGTTCCCCCGGCAAATGTCCAGCCAACACGCCCAATGTAGACTGCCGGGTGAAGCTGTTCAACCACCTGGTGTGTGCCAAGGAAGACAGCCAGTTCATCAACGATCCACTCGTTCATCCGAGCATTGCGCGCTTGGGTGTCCAGTACGCCAAGCGCACAGTGGTCGGATCCAATGCTCGATGCATTGCCTTCCTGCACGCCCTGCGCCAGGTTGTCCACGACTTCGAGACGCCCGCCAAGAAGGAGTTTGGTCGCAGCCTAGACGCCGCCGTGAAGCACCACGTAGACCACCTGCACAAGTGCCGCCCGCTGGCTGTGTCCGTGTCCAATGCGTACAAACAATTCAAGAACCAACTGACACAGCTGCCGGCGGATGTTCCCGAAACGGAG TTGAAGGAGCTGCTCGTCCACTTCATCGATACTTAcattgaaaatcaaatcggCAAGGCGGCCCAAGCGATCAGCGGGTTCCTGCAGGAAAAGATCACCGATGGCGACGTGCTGCTGACCTTCGCCTGTTCCTCCCTCATTCAGTTCATCTGCGAGGAGGCCAAGCGGCGCCAGGTGGCCTTCCGCGTGATTGTCGTCGATTCGCGACCCGGATGCGAAGGCCAGGAGCTGCTGCGCCGACTGCACGCCACCGGGATTCCGTGCACCTACGTGCTCATCAACGCCGTGGGCTATGTGATGGCGGAGGCCACGAAGGTGCTGCTGGGAGCGCACGCCCTGCTGGCCAACGGATACGTGATGGCGCGCACGGGCACCGCCCAGGTGGCCCTGGTGGCCAATGCCCACAACGTGCCGGTGCTCGTGTGCTGCGAGACGCACAAGTTCAGCGAGCGCTTCCAGACGGACGCCATCGTCTACAACGAGCTGAGCGATCCCAACCAACTGGTGCGCGGCGACAAGTGCCAGCTAAGCAACTGGGCGGCCAAGGGGAAGCTGTTGCCGCTCAACCTGAGCTACGACATTACTCCGCCGGAGCTGGTGAGTGCCGTGGTCACCGAGGTGGCCATCCTGCCCTGCACCAGTGTGCCCGTCATACTCCGCATCAAGCCAGACATTGGCTACTAA